The following proteins come from a genomic window of Enterococcus gilvus ATCC BAA-350:
- a CDS encoding dicarboxylate/amino acid:cation symporter, whose translation MRALRKISLTNQIMIAMVLGILFGAVFQKNIVGIKLVGDLFLRLIQMSVVVLIMGSVIEAVGGLEIKELRKIGVRLVLWFMGSTVVAAAIGIVFGLVFKPGVGLENTLSEVNDLAVNEGGLQEVVLGFIPQNIVSAMAEANMIQVIVFSLMFGLALSVIKSDENSTHILDWISSFNNVVLRMVTMIMKLAPIGIFSLIAAVVGDIGIGVLGTLMKFLLTFGVAAVLYLLIWFVITAVYCKVSLPRLIKNIWRITMIAVTTTSSAISLPIKIEDGREKLGIGDRINKLVMPLGMSLNSNGLSMYLSLSIVTFAQFFSIELGIGQLAQAVLLSTLACLGTVVVPGGGLVALATVMPMLGLPTESIALLAGIDWFSGVFRTLLNVDIDVLVAMIIASDENELNLDIFNGTKSYTELMEQKE comes from the coding sequence ATGCGAGCACTTCGAAAAATAAGCTTAACCAATCAAATCATGATAGCGATGGTCCTAGGGATTTTATTTGGCGCAGTCTTTCAAAAGAACATTGTAGGCATCAAACTCGTCGGTGACTTGTTTTTACGCCTGATCCAAATGTCTGTAGTTGTCTTGATCATGGGATCAGTGATAGAAGCAGTCGGCGGATTGGAAATCAAAGAGCTGCGAAAAATAGGCGTAAGACTAGTCCTGTGGTTTATGGGGTCGACCGTCGTAGCCGCAGCGATCGGGATCGTCTTCGGACTCGTCTTTAAACCCGGTGTTGGCTTGGAAAATACCCTCTCCGAGGTGAATGATCTAGCTGTCAATGAGGGTGGGCTGCAGGAAGTGGTCTTAGGCTTTATCCCGCAAAATATCGTCTCCGCAATGGCGGAAGCGAATATGATCCAAGTCATCGTCTTTTCCCTGATGTTTGGGTTGGCTTTAAGTGTGATCAAAAGCGACGAGAACAGCACGCACATTTTAGATTGGATCTCTAGCTTCAACAACGTTGTTTTGAGAATGGTCACGATGATCATGAAATTAGCACCCATCGGTATTTTCAGTTTGATCGCGGCAGTTGTCGGCGATATCGGAATCGGTGTGTTAGGAACACTCATGAAGTTTCTGCTGACCTTTGGTGTCGCGGCGGTCTTGTATTTGCTCATTTGGTTTGTGATAACCGCTGTCTACTGTAAAGTCAGTCTTCCACGATTGATCAAAAACATCTGGCGAATCACCATGATCGCTGTTACAACAACGTCTTCGGCTATTTCGTTACCAATCAAGATAGAAGATGGACGAGAAAAATTAGGAATCGGAGACCGAATCAATAAGCTCGTGATGCCTCTAGGAATGAGCCTGAACAGCAATGGCTTGTCGATGTATCTTTCCTTGTCGATCGTCACCTTTGCCCAGTTTTTCAGCATCGAACTTGGGATCGGTCAATTGGCACAAGCAGTCTTGCTCTCAACGCTAGCGTGTTTAGGAACAGTCGTTGTTCCCGGCGGCGGCTTGGTAGCATTAGCGACAGTGATGCCGATGCTTGGCTTGCCGACGGAGAGCATCGCTTTATTGGCTGGGATCGATTGGTTTTCTGGCGTATTCAGAACATTGTTAAACGTCGATATTGATGTGCTGGTCGCGATGATCATCGCGAGTGATGAAAACGAGCTTAACCTTGATATTTTTAATGGAACAAAAAGTTATACAGAGTTGATGGAACAAAAAGAATAA
- a CDS encoding PucR family transcriptional regulator, translated as MTSLKEILQTPRFSELSLLNQKADLERPLDTIEIFETPDILYYIPKNALLVTTGMAFCEDPDGLCTLVKSLAELPSAGLAIKLGRYLPHVDAQVLALADDLNFPILQIPVSMPLGDISHKLLSFLWHDQTEQVFFALEIQQKFVNLMVHGASFKILIKELSSMIQQSVLLIDPFGKIVSSHLQFSNSAVLKDRKEAFLEKIRECQLKKQRETLLFDFAHEKMLISIFPLNSDRYLPYMLVIFEPDKLPYPFSQFVIQQSLTVLTLALYKEQTLLNEKRAERRNLLTYLLSRKTSSEEDTDWLHYKRHFPKLNSTYYRVIFIHSFIKKDQHYYVKEIDALIYDYLFQEVEKKSENILLFPTENLNQMVLVLQKKAEILPILEKLHKELLGLFDIYAQFGIGDPVNNIDLLHFSYKESKQALEESEDRTTFVSYNKIQGIKRITENVSNEDMRYFCISILKNLAYPENEQDQEMRKTLMTYLDQQCEITKTAEMLFIHRNTVKYRIKKCEELLNNNIDHPEFSLQLRVALFLSDPEAKDIE; from the coding sequence ATGACATCATTAAAAGAAATTTTGCAGACACCAAGATTCTCTGAACTGTCGCTCCTCAACCAAAAGGCTGACCTAGAACGGCCGCTAGATACGATCGAAATTTTTGAAACGCCTGATATTCTTTACTATATTCCGAAAAATGCCCTGCTCGTCACTACAGGCATGGCGTTTTGTGAAGACCCTGACGGACTGTGCACTCTCGTCAAATCACTGGCAGAGCTGCCTTCCGCTGGATTGGCGATCAAGCTTGGCCGTTATTTACCCCATGTGGATGCGCAGGTTTTAGCGTTAGCGGACGACTTGAACTTTCCTATTTTGCAAATCCCTGTCAGTATGCCGTTGGGAGATATCTCCCATAAGCTGTTGAGCTTTTTATGGCACGACCAAACCGAGCAGGTCTTTTTTGCTTTGGAGATCCAGCAAAAGTTTGTCAATTTGATGGTTCATGGCGCCTCTTTTAAGATTTTGATCAAAGAGCTCAGTTCCATGATCCAACAATCGGTCCTATTGATCGATCCTTTTGGGAAGATCGTCAGCTCTCACCTGCAATTTTCAAATTCAGCGGTATTGAAGGATAGAAAAGAAGCCTTCTTAGAAAAAATTCGTGAATGTCAGTTAAAGAAGCAGCGGGAGACGCTGTTATTTGATTTCGCCCATGAAAAGATGCTGATCAGCATTTTCCCTCTTAATTCAGATCGTTACTTGCCCTACATGCTTGTTATCTTCGAGCCCGACAAGCTGCCCTATCCCTTCTCTCAGTTTGTTATTCAGCAGTCCTTGACTGTTTTAACACTAGCCTTGTATAAAGAACAAACTCTGCTAAATGAAAAAAGAGCCGAACGCAGAAATCTTTTGACCTATTTATTAAGCCGCAAGACCTCCTCGGAGGAAGACACAGATTGGCTCCATTACAAAAGGCACTTTCCTAAGCTCAACTCCACTTATTACCGCGTGATTTTTATCCATTCTTTTATAAAAAAGGACCAGCATTATTATGTAAAAGAAATCGATGCACTCATTTATGACTATCTCTTTCAAGAAGTCGAAAAAAAATCTGAGAATATTTTGCTTTTTCCAACAGAGAATCTCAATCAGATGGTACTAGTTCTTCAGAAGAAAGCGGAGATTTTACCGATTTTAGAAAAGCTCCACAAAGAGCTGTTGGGTCTCTTTGATATTTATGCACAATTTGGTATTGGTGATCCTGTTAATAATATCGACCTGCTCCATTTCTCCTACAAGGAAAGCAAGCAGGCGCTGGAAGAATCCGAAGATCGTACGACGTTTGTCTCCTATAATAAGATCCAGGGAATCAAGCGCATCACCGAAAATGTATCCAACGAAGACATGCGCTATTTCTGCATATCGATTTTGAAAAATTTAGCCTATCCTGAGAATGAACAAGACCAAGAGATGAGAAAGACCTTGATGACCTATCTCGATCAGCAATGCGAGATAACTAAAACTGCCGAAATGTTATTTATCCATCGCAATACGGTCAAATACCGCATCAAAAAATGCGAAGAGCTTTTAAACAATAACATCGATCATCCTGAATTTTCTTTACAGCTGCGTGTCGCGTTGTTTCTCTCTGATCCCGAAGCGAAGGACATCGAATAG
- a CDS encoding sugar phosphate isomerase/epimerase family protein codes for MRESIHKYFDMGLIQWMSYPPKDYPLLETLTKISRDPYFNAVEMTQVVDDDERKKARDILAQSHIRVCYGAQPRLLGPGLNPNAINEEERLKAEKTLLEAIDEAEYLGARGIAFLSGKWAAGTKEEAYQQLLKTTRNLCTYAAKKDMMVELEIFDYDMDKCALIGPAPLAAQFAADVCLTHNNFGLIVDLSHFPTTYETSKFVIQCTKPYITHLHIGNNVVTEGCEAYGDLHPRFGYPNSANDVPELLDFFQVLKQEGFLDEKSPMVLSFEVQPRPDEDGDIIVANTKRVIERAWALLED; via the coding sequence ATGAGAGAAAGTATTCATAAATATTTCGATATGGGCTTGATTCAATGGATGAGCTATCCGCCGAAGGACTATCCGCTACTAGAGACCTTGACGAAAATTTCAAGAGACCCATATTTTAATGCGGTCGAGATGACTCAAGTAGTAGACGATGACGAGCGGAAGAAGGCTCGAGATATTTTGGCACAAAGCCACATTCGTGTATGCTACGGAGCGCAGCCGCGTCTATTGGGCCCCGGCTTAAATCCGAATGCGATTAATGAGGAAGAGCGGCTAAAAGCAGAGAAAACCTTGCTGGAAGCCATCGATGAAGCAGAATATCTAGGTGCGAGAGGGATCGCTTTTCTTTCGGGCAAATGGGCGGCCGGAACGAAGGAAGAGGCCTATCAGCAATTGCTGAAAACGACGCGCAATTTGTGTACCTATGCTGCGAAAAAGGACATGATGGTGGAGTTGGAAATCTTTGATTATGACATGGACAAGTGTGCCCTGATCGGCCCAGCCCCTCTTGCTGCTCAATTTGCCGCAGATGTCTGCTTGACCCACAACAACTTTGGGCTGATCGTGGATCTGTCCCATTTTCCAACGACCTATGAAACCAGCAAGTTTGTCATTCAGTGTACCAAGCCCTATATTACCCATCTGCATATCGGTAATAACGTAGTGACAGAGGGCTGCGAGGCTTATGGCGATCTGCACCCGCGCTTCGGCTATCCAAACAGTGCGAATGATGTTCCAGAATTACTGGACTTCTTCCAAGTATTGAAACAGGAAGGCTTTTTAGATGAAAAATCCCCGATGGTACTGTCCTTTGAAGTGCAGCCAAGACCAGATGAAGATGGAGACATCATCGTCGCGAATACGAAACGGGTCATTGAGCGTGCGTGGGCATTACTGGAAGACTAA
- the allW gene encoding allantoin permease: MENTDYQVSEEEVARFKERGYNDDMLPKTPEKRNMGAKNYFTLWMGSVHNIPNYTAVGGFLFLGLSPINVMMALIISALVVALFMTMNGRAGSKYGIPFALHLRSTYGDIGAKLPGFLRGCVAAIAWFGLQNYTGSLALLILIGKIWPGFLAIGGSASFFGIGIPGLLAFTLFWALNMLIGIGGGNILNKFTAILSPLIYLVFGGMAIWAIRAAGGIGAILSFDTSGATQSINPIFAYFMIINSVLAVWAAPGASVSDFTQNAKSTKDQTVGQMASLLVAYVIFALSSVAILIGGSIHYGIQEWNVLNIVDRWDNFTAVIIAMTVFLLTTISTNATGNIIPAAYQLSALFPKKVDYKKGVVIASVISYLIMPWKLMENADSIFIFLNSIGAVLGPVAGVMIAHYFFIKDQTINLDALYIDPKENNTKNVYRGLNRQAYIATIIALLISLSGQFIPALQAISNVSWLVGFSCAFAIYYVLRKLGSEDTTEEAFD; this comes from the coding sequence GTGGAAAACACAGATTATCAAGTTTCAGAAGAAGAAGTCGCTCGATTTAAAGAGCGGGGCTACAACGATGATATGCTGCCTAAAACACCGGAGAAGCGAAACATGGGGGCGAAAAATTATTTTACTCTCTGGATGGGTTCTGTGCATAACATTCCTAATTATACGGCGGTTGGAGGGTTTCTATTTTTAGGCTTGTCACCAATAAATGTCATGATGGCGTTGATCATCAGTGCACTTGTTGTTGCGTTGTTTATGACCATGAATGGACGGGCGGGCTCAAAATACGGCATTCCTTTCGCACTTCATTTGCGGTCGACGTATGGTGATATCGGCGCCAAGCTTCCTGGATTTCTCCGGGGATGTGTCGCAGCGATCGCTTGGTTTGGCCTACAGAATTATACGGGATCATTAGCACTTTTAATATTGATTGGAAAAATTTGGCCCGGTTTCTTGGCGATCGGCGGTTCAGCTAGTTTCTTCGGGATCGGCATTCCGGGATTGCTGGCATTCACCTTGTTTTGGGCGCTCAATATGCTGATTGGAATCGGCGGAGGCAACATCTTAAACAAATTCACGGCGATACTAAGTCCGTTGATCTATCTCGTCTTCGGCGGCATGGCGATCTGGGCGATTCGTGCAGCAGGCGGGATCGGAGCGATTCTATCCTTCGATACAAGCGGTGCGACTCAAAGTATCAATCCGATCTTCGCGTATTTTATGATCATTAATTCGGTGTTAGCTGTATGGGCAGCACCTGGGGCAAGTGTCTCCGACTTTACTCAGAACGCCAAATCGACAAAAGATCAAACGGTGGGGCAGATGGCGAGTCTGTTAGTTGCCTACGTGATCTTTGCTCTCTCCAGTGTGGCGATCTTGATCGGCGGCTCGATTCACTACGGTATTCAGGAATGGAACGTGCTGAACATTGTTGATCGATGGGACAATTTCACGGCAGTCATTATCGCGATGACAGTATTTTTACTGACCACGATCTCTACGAATGCGACAGGGAATATTATCCCGGCGGCGTACCAATTGTCGGCGTTGTTCCCTAAAAAAGTCGATTACAAAAAAGGCGTAGTCATCGCCAGTGTCATCAGCTACCTGATCATGCCATGGAAATTGATGGAAAATGCCGACAGTATCTTTATTTTCTTAAATTCGATCGGGGCAGTTTTAGGACCGGTGGCAGGGGTCATGATCGCTCATTATTTCTTTATCAAGGATCAAACGATCAATTTGGACGCACTCTATATTGATCCAAAAGAAAACAATACAAAAAATGTGTATCGGGGATTAAATCGTCAAGCCTACATCGCGACGATCATAGCCTTGCTGATTTCATTGAGCGGTCAGTTCATTCCCGCATTGCAGGCGATCTCAAACGTGTCTTGGCTCGTCGGCTTCTCCTGCGCATTTGCTATTTATTATGTCTTGAGGAAATTAGGCTCGGAGGATACGACCGAAGAGGCTTTTGATTAA
- a CDS encoding MFS transporter has protein sequence MEEQTRTTRAPYWKQIIFILTAGWVVIWIYRMVLTPIYPIISAYFGGATDSSLGNISSFYFLGYVSMQIPSGLLVDRFGKKKILIPGFLLFGLGTLIVASASALSAVFLGSVLAGLGCGTYYGVAYSLTTEYVPANKKSLATAIVNSGTAIGSGLGLVSSSFLVGEGVLPWQSLLLMTALLIVVMLGVFKKMIREEKPTPAPQVQTAAKPKGTLKDLFKLPMIASYVLYFSTLYTYYLIDTWLPNFLETERGFQGTGIGIASSLVFFTAIPGALFFSRIADKIPHKKTMIIILLEILAASVLFMTITTNNQVLLIIGIMAYGFFGKLAVEPIIISWLGQFAPKKSIATTYGVFNFFGMSASVIVPSVTGMISDATGTKVYAFYLAIGIIVAGTLVFYGINKYYQEKEAAAEVMETTY, from the coding sequence ATGGAAGAACAAACAAGAACAACGCGAGCTCCCTATTGGAAGCAAATCATTTTTATCCTGACCGCCGGGTGGGTGGTAATCTGGATCTATCGGATGGTTCTTACGCCGATCTATCCTATTATCAGCGCGTACTTTGGCGGAGCAACGGATTCAAGCTTGGGCAATATATCGAGTTTCTACTTTTTAGGGTATGTTAGCATGCAGATTCCATCCGGCCTCTTAGTGGATCGATTTGGAAAAAAGAAGATTTTGATTCCTGGATTCTTGCTATTTGGCCTTGGAACACTGATCGTGGCATCGGCATCGGCCTTATCCGCCGTCTTTCTCGGGAGTGTGCTGGCAGGCTTAGGCTGTGGGACTTATTATGGCGTGGCGTATTCACTGACGACAGAATATGTTCCAGCGAACAAGAAGAGTTTGGCCACTGCGATCGTAAATAGCGGGACGGCCATTGGCAGCGGCTTAGGATTAGTCTCTTCCAGCTTTTTAGTAGGAGAAGGGGTGTTGCCATGGCAATCGTTATTACTTATGACGGCGCTCTTGATCGTCGTGATGCTGGGTGTCTTCAAAAAAATGATTCGCGAGGAAAAACCGACGCCCGCTCCACAGGTACAAACAGCTGCAAAGCCAAAGGGCACACTCAAGGATCTTTTCAAATTGCCGATGATCGCTTCATACGTATTGTACTTTTCGACGCTGTACACGTACTATCTGATCGACACGTGGCTGCCCAATTTTTTAGAAACTGAACGCGGCTTCCAAGGGACAGGCATTGGGATTGCGTCTTCCTTAGTCTTCTTTACGGCAATACCAGGGGCGTTGTTTTTCAGCCGGATCGCGGATAAGATTCCTCATAAAAAAACAATGATCATCATCCTGCTAGAAATTTTGGCAGCAAGTGTCCTCTTTATGACCATCACTACGAATAATCAGGTGTTATTGATCATTGGGATTATGGCCTACGGATTTTTCGGGAAACTTGCCGTTGAACCGATCATTATTTCATGGCTCGGTCAATTTGCCCCAAAGAAAAGTATCGCTACTACTTATGGTGTCTTCAATTTCTTCGGCATGTCTGCCTCGGTCATCGTCCCGTCTGTTACAGGGATGATCTCTGATGCGACAGGCACCAAGGTGTACGCCTTTTATTTAGCCATCGGGATCATCGTTGCAGGGACGCTTGTTTTTTATGGGATCAATAAATATTATCAAGAAAAAGAAGCAGCGGCTGAGGTGATGGAAACGACGTATTAA
- a CDS encoding IclR family transcriptional regulator — MEEKQLKINHSVQKAFTIIELMAAAEDPLSLRSISTQTNLPKATALRLLYTLMTMGYVQQNQGNADYSLSLKFKLLTNDSDISQDIVAYVRPYMQQMSKELGEATCLSICDNQELVYVESIDSQDNLLTVTQKIGKRAPLYCTGSGKLYLANMPADELQHYLDHTSLMPLTTQTKATKKELAAELALVKKQGYSIDDEECEIGVKCVAVPLLDKQRSVLATISVSMPTIRATEEMLQETITLLTHTVATLEK; from the coding sequence ATGGAAGAAAAACAATTAAAAATCAACCATTCCGTACAAAAAGCCTTTACGATCATCGAGCTGATGGCGGCGGCGGAAGATCCACTCTCCCTCCGCAGCATCTCGACGCAGACGAACCTTCCAAAAGCCACGGCCTTGAGATTGCTCTATACGTTGATGACGATGGGGTATGTCCAGCAAAATCAAGGGAACGCAGACTATTCCCTCTCTTTGAAATTCAAGCTGCTGACCAATGACAGCGACATCAGCCAAGACATCGTCGCCTACGTTCGCCCTTATATGCAGCAGATGTCTAAAGAGCTGGGTGAAGCAACCTGTCTTTCGATTTGTGACAATCAAGAACTGGTCTATGTCGAATCCATCGACAGCCAAGACAACCTGTTGACCGTCACCCAAAAAATCGGAAAGCGGGCGCCGCTGTATTGTACCGGCTCTGGAAAGCTGTATTTAGCAAATATGCCTGCGGATGAGCTGCAGCATTATTTAGACCACACGTCATTGATGCCTCTGACAACTCAGACGAAAGCCACAAAAAAAGAGCTCGCGGCTGAACTCGCCTTAGTAAAAAAACAAGGCTATTCGATCGACGATGAAGAATGCGAGATCGGGGTAAAATGTGTCGCCGTTCCATTACTAGACAAGCAGCGATCGGTTCTTGCGACGATCAGCGTCTCGATGCCGACGATTCGTGCGACAGAGGAAATGCTTCAAGAAACGATCACTCTGCTCACCCACACAGTAGCAACCCTTGAAAAATGA
- the allB gene encoding allantoinase AllB has protein sequence MNHDLVIKNGLVILESGEVETDVAVKDGIIVAIGKGLDGDKVIDASGLVVSPGMVDAHVHITDPGGGYRDEWEGYVTGTASCAKGGVTSFMEMPLNQVPATTDAESLEIKYSAGKNKLRSDVGSFGGLTPLNLKGGIQELNDGGVAAYKCFMATCGDRTIDGDFMNVDDYSLYEGMKQIAETGKVLAIHAENAAITDKLGEIAYANGETTLKAYVESRPVFTEVEPIRRAILLAKETGCRIHICHVACPEGVEEVTKARAEGVDVTCETCTHYLYFHTDELDAIGPVVKCSPPIRDLETRKAMWDKLLAGEIAFVTSDHSPCTPDLKDKENAFEAWGGISGVQNNVDVMFDEGVQKRGMSLKMFADVIATNPADRYDLDTKGRISIGKDADFVLIKPKAAYTLQAEDLEYRNKISPYIGREIGAQVVQTILRGESIYSQEAGVTADFPGEFIKK, from the coding sequence ATGAATCATGATTTAGTTATCAAAAACGGTCTAGTCATTTTAGAAAGCGGGGAAGTTGAGACGGATGTCGCAGTCAAGGACGGCATCATTGTCGCCATCGGAAAGGGGTTAGACGGCGATAAAGTGATCGACGCGTCAGGTTTAGTGGTCAGTCCAGGAATGGTGGACGCACATGTCCACATCACAGATCCTGGCGGCGGGTACCGGGATGAGTGGGAAGGCTATGTGACCGGGACTGCTTCTTGTGCTAAAGGTGGCGTTACCTCCTTTATGGAAATGCCTTTGAATCAAGTTCCTGCTACGACCGACGCTGAAAGCTTAGAAATCAAGTATTCGGCTGGGAAAAACAAATTACGCTCCGATGTCGGCTCCTTTGGCGGATTGACGCCGCTAAATTTGAAGGGTGGTATTCAAGAATTAAACGACGGCGGTGTCGCGGCTTACAAATGTTTTATGGCGACTTGCGGCGACCGGACGATCGATGGCGATTTCATGAACGTGGATGACTACTCTTTATATGAAGGGATGAAGCAAATCGCAGAAACAGGCAAGGTTCTAGCGATCCATGCGGAGAATGCGGCGATCACGGATAAATTAGGGGAGATCGCCTATGCCAATGGGGAAACGACTTTGAAGGCCTATGTAGAAAGCCGCCCAGTCTTTACGGAAGTTGAGCCGATTCGTCGAGCGATTCTTTTGGCGAAAGAAACGGGCTGCCGCATCCACATTTGTCACGTTGCGTGTCCTGAAGGGGTCGAGGAGGTAACCAAAGCTCGTGCAGAGGGCGTGGACGTTACCTGTGAAACGTGTACTCATTATTTATATTTCCATACGGATGAATTGGATGCTATTGGACCGGTGGTAAAATGTTCTCCGCCAATTCGCGATCTGGAAACACGAAAAGCGATGTGGGATAAATTATTGGCAGGAGAGATCGCTTTTGTGACATCGGATCATTCTCCATGTACCCCTGATTTAAAGGATAAAGAAAATGCCTTTGAAGCGTGGGGCGGTATCTCCGGCGTTCAAAACAACGTTGATGTGATGTTTGACGAAGGGGTCCAAAAACGTGGAATGAGCTTGAAAATGTTTGCGGATGTGATCGCGACCAATCCGGCAGATCGCTATGATCTGGATACAAAAGGACGGATCAGTATCGGCAAAGACGCGGATTTCGTATTGATCAAACCAAAGGCGGCCTATACGCTGCAAGCGGAAGACCTCGAATACCGCAACAAAATCAGTCCTTATATTGGACGCGAGATCGGCGCACAGGTGGTTCAAACAATCTTACGGGGCGAATCGATCTACAGTCAGGAAGCAGGCGTGACCGCAGACTTCCCGGGTGAATTTATCAAAAAATAA
- a CDS encoding thiamine pyrophosphate-dependent enzyme translates to MDMKAADAIVQIMVKEGITDAFGIPGAGINPVYKYLEEAPIEHFCMRHEEACMHAADGYYRASHKISAALCTSGPGATNFVTGLYTAQIDSIPVLAITGQANSWQMKQDAFQCVDMESIAKTVCKKVFCVLEAEKIPEIMQEAFYLMRNGKPGPVLLDLPLDIQQTDIDFDIADYQPAAKETVTPEAAKIQQAMDMIQKANAPIIVMGGGVILSHAEKELIAFAEMLEIPVITTYMAKGGLPEEHPLNAGHAGIQVGQPIGNRYFLDSDVVIGIGNRFTDRHTGNLAVYREGRQFIHIDIEKGQIGKVFEPELGIVSDAKEALIALIAEAKARNVKPINSQRAADLPATRKELARKTDFDSKPMMPHRVFHEMNAAFDDATMFTAGCGITQIWSGQLQKINRARRYLPSGGAGTLGYEVPAAFGAKVADPAAHSVTVLGDFGFTFMGEEIAVAAAFKKPIIVIIVNNAYLGLIRQNQKGAYGFEYAVDMPYNQDGTMDYVKVAEGFGCVGERVFTPDELRGAIDRAKQSNKTYVIDAICKPEQLCDMGTALDNVKSFV, encoded by the coding sequence ATGGATATGAAAGCAGCAGATGCGATCGTTCAGATTATGGTTAAGGAAGGAATTACAGATGCTTTCGGCATTCCGGGCGCAGGGATCAATCCAGTCTATAAGTATCTGGAGGAGGCGCCGATCGAACATTTTTGTATGCGGCATGAGGAAGCGTGTATGCATGCGGCGGATGGGTATTACCGTGCCTCTCACAAAATCAGCGCGGCACTTTGTACGTCAGGGCCAGGCGCGACTAATTTTGTTACGGGACTGTACACGGCGCAGATTGATTCGATTCCAGTTCTTGCCATCACCGGTCAAGCCAATAGCTGGCAGATGAAACAGGATGCGTTTCAATGTGTTGATATGGAGAGCATTGCCAAAACCGTTTGTAAGAAAGTCTTTTGTGTCTTAGAGGCGGAGAAGATTCCAGAAATCATGCAGGAGGCATTTTATCTGATGCGCAATGGAAAGCCCGGGCCTGTGCTGCTTGACTTGCCTTTAGATATCCAACAGACGGACATCGACTTTGACATCGCTGACTATCAGCCGGCAGCCAAAGAGACAGTGACACCTGAAGCTGCGAAGATCCAACAGGCGATGGATATGATCCAAAAAGCTAACGCACCGATTATTGTTATGGGCGGCGGTGTGATTCTGTCTCATGCAGAAAAAGAGCTAATCGCGTTTGCAGAGATGCTGGAAATCCCTGTAATCACGACTTATATGGCAAAAGGCGGATTACCGGAAGAGCACCCATTAAACGCGGGACATGCCGGAATTCAAGTCGGACAGCCGATCGGCAATCGCTATTTCTTGGATTCTGATGTGGTCATCGGCATTGGCAATCGCTTCACGGATCGCCATACAGGAAATTTGGCTGTTTACCGTGAAGGCCGTCAATTTATCCATATCGATATCGAAAAAGGACAAATCGGCAAAGTTTTTGAGCCAGAGCTAGGGATCGTTTCTGATGCAAAAGAAGCGTTGATCGCCTTGATCGCGGAAGCGAAGGCACGCAACGTGAAACCCATTAATTCTCAGCGAGCGGCGGATCTGCCTGCCACAAGAAAAGAATTGGCTCGCAAAACCGATTTTGACAGCAAACCAATGATGCCGCATCGGGTCTTTCATGAGATGAATGCTGCCTTTGATGATGCCACCATGTTCACCGCCGGCTGCGGCATTACACAAATCTGGAGCGGACAATTGCAAAAGATCAACCGCGCTCGTCGCTATTTGCCATCTGGGGGCGCCGGCACCTTGGGTTATGAAGTTCCTGCTGCTTTCGGGGCAAAGGTGGCTGATCCAGCTGCACACTCTGTTACCGTGCTAGGGGATTTCGGCTTTACCTTTATGGGTGAGGAGATCGCCGTTGCGGCGGCCTTCAAGAAACCGATCATCGTGATCATCGTCAATAATGCCTATCTAGGCTTGATCCGTCAAAATCAAAAAGGCGCCTACGGCTTTGAATACGCTGTCGATATGCCCTACAACCAAGACGGGACGATGGATTATGTAAAAGTCGCTGAGGGCTTCGGCTGCGTCGGCGAACGGGTATTTACTCCAGATGAACTAAGAGGCGCGATCGATCGGGCGAAGCAATCCAATAAAACGTATGTGATCGATGCAATCTGTAAACCGGAACAATTATGCGACATGGGGACGGCGTTGGACAACGTGAAGTCGTTTGTGTAG